The region TACATTTTTAGTTATTCTCAAAGATCTAGGTTGTTTTAGCCCCTTCTTGGTTCATAGAGTTGGTTTGAGTGAACGGATGgaataaagttagcaactttattgCTCTCTAGTGTCCATTAAGCATCATATCTTATGGATCTAAAGTTTGGTGGTGATTTGTGAATCTTGCATGAGTTTTAGGCCATTTCCTTTCCATTTTACCTAAGCTGAGTTGAGGACATGCATGAGGCATGCATGTCTATCAAGTAATCAATTTTATGGACGTTTGGTGCCCCATTTAGCTTTTGGAAGAGTTAGGATTGAAGACTTACTGGATTAAGGACTCAAAACATTATGACTTTACATCAGATGAAGCTCACGACGTGACATAGGGAGTGTCACAACGTGAGAGCAGCATATCACAACTCTTTTGACCTGATGTGCTCACCATGTGACTAAGGATAGTTCATGTCGTGAGGCTGCCGAGTGAATCATCCAGGACTGAGTTGCTGAGTTGAGTTGAGATGAGTTGGAAACAGTCCGAGTAAGCTCTCATGACGTGACTAAGGGCTAGTCACGACGTGAGGCTGAATAATTTATACTTTGACTTATGACCGTTGATTTTTGACCTAGATTGACTTTTTGGCTAAAATAGTTGATTTCGGTATTTAGTCTAAGGTTGGACCTTGTATGTTGTGATCGGAGTGTTGTAGCGGCAGTTGTGTGACTTTGAGCTGAGGGTTGTCGGCTTTGTGATTCAGGTAAGTCTTTTCACtgtacccgtgggtcgaaggcaccaatgccgacccacttgGATATGATATGTGCGTGTTGTCTTTGTGGCTCTTATTGTATGCCTAAACTCTATTCCTTTAAAGACCAAGATCTTTAGTTAATTACATTGTGACCCGAAATCCTTTTTCTTCATAAATGTCCTAAAAGTAGATGTTACATCTCACCTAACACCTTATCAAACCACTATAAATAAATGTTAAAATCATAATGCGAGTCACATCCATTTCCTATAACTTTGTTAAGAAAAAATGTCTCATCTAAGAAGTCTAAGAAAAAGGAATTCAGTTGCAATCTCctttaatacaagaaaatgttGTTATCATTATGAAGACAAAAAATTTCATTGTTCAATGCTTAAACCATTCCCTAATGTCCAATTATATCTTGAAGCGCTGTTGAGATATGAAGAAGACTAACAGGGTTTTTGGGATTTTATTTTGAAACTCAAAAGAATTTTTAGTCAAAATAACTTATTGGCTTATGGTTGTAGGTAAATGGGTTTTTAAAAAAGTATTTGTATTAGTTTTGTGGTGGGAAAAGTCAGTAAGTCAATAAGTCAAAAAAATGTTTGTCTTAACTTATACATCTTTTAAGGGGTATTTTATCTTTTACAATCCAAAAAATCATTAggtgttttgaaaagttaaaatacCTACCTTATTGAAATCTCATTTTTAAAGGGTTgatgaaaaattattttataaGTCATTTTCATATTCTTAAACATTTTTTTGACTTATTGACCTTTCAAAAAGCCAATAAGTCAGTAAGTTGCTTTTTAAATTAAATCTCAAACACCTTCAAAGAGAGAAGTTAAAAAAGGTGTTATGAAATCACGATAAATAGAGATGCTCTCTAACTAGAGATCCAAAAAAAAGAAATAGGTTACTATTATGAAGAAAGAAATAAAATTCATGGAAAAGTGAATAGCTTATGCAAATATATAGAGTTTTCAACTTCTCAAGATTAACCATATTGAAAATGATATTAAACTAAGAAAAGATTTATTATGCTAAAAATCATTGTATCCATTATAATTTTTGGAATTATAGAATTTGTGAAACATTTGTTTTAATATGTAAGAAAATCTATGTTTCACAAGAAAAGGATAAAGGCAAGATAAATGATTGAGAGTAAACTAGAAGACCATTATGCCAAGGTATGAGATTATTTATGCAAACTTTTGAGGTCTAACCCAAGTAATACATGTGAATGTGATGTTAGTGTCAAGAAGGattattttcaaaggttttatgtTTGTTTCATGGAAATAAGGGATATTTGGAATAAAGCTTGTATACATTTAATAGGACTAGATGATTGTTTTTTTAAAGGTTCAAGTTAAAGGTAAACCTTTGACTGTTATCATAAGAACCCGAGAATCATATTTATCCAATAACGTGTGTTGTAGTGGGCATGGAAGACAAATCATTTGGACTGGTTTTGAAACTTTTGGTTGAACACATAGTAATTGATGTAAGGGGCTAATGGTCATTTCAAACCAACATAGTGTAGGGATAGTTcttttgtttattaatttatatgCACTTATCTAACAAATCAACCAATTGACCATTGTCTATATGTTTTAGGGTCTTTCTAAAAGTTGTGAAAGACATCATACCTCATGTTGAACATAGGTAATATGCACGACACATTTATGAAAACTTCAAGAATGCATACATTGGTTTAGAACTAAAAACATGTTTTAGGTTGCTGCAAAAAGTATCATGCATGTAAATTTCTTGCTTAAGATAGATTAGTGAAGATATGGAAAATTACATTTGTGAGTGTTTTAATTTCATAATCAttgattatagaaaaaaaaaaaaacctttgctTTAGCATGCTTGAAGAAATGAGAATTTACATGATTGACAACTTTCATCACATGCTAGATAAACCTATAAATGGAGTTCTAACATTTGTCCAACCATTACGAAGAAAATGGACTTTAGAAGGAAAATAAGGTATGACTATTTAGGTTATAAATCTCCAATTAAGTGATATTAAAGACTTAACTTTGCCTTTGTTATGGTTAATTACAAATGCAAGTATTGGAAATTTATTGTTGGAAAAAGGTTATTTTGGAAATAAGGTATGGTTATTCATCTTACAAAGTGGACTTGGGTGACTACTATTGCACTTGTCATCTTTGGGAATTGTCGGATGTAGATTGAGTTCATGCAGAAGCTGCCAATATTTACATCCACTTGACTCCACAAGATTTTAGTAATCCTTGTTAAATAGAGGACAAACTTACAGATGCTTATAGGACTAACATTTTACATGTTAATGGAAGCATCATATAGACTCACCCTAAATATATTAAACCATTACATCGGTTGACTAGGAGGATGAATGGAAGGCTTAAAACCAAAAGAAAAATACATGTTACTGTATATTTACGTATGTCAATGTGTCATCCTGGTATATAATTTGTACTTTTCTCGATAAATGTTTTTTACTCATACACTacttaaaagtaaaaaaaaataaaaaaaataaaaaaaataaaaaaacaaaaaaaaaacgtgTTTGTTGTGTTCCTAAGTACCAATTATAAACTCATAGACACTTGTAGGACTAACATTTTACATGTTAACGGAATCAACATGTGGCCTCATCCTGAGTATATTAAAATATTACATCCATtgacttaaaaacatgtttttgtaTATTTAGATATCCCATATAGATAATTGTAGTTTTCTCGATATTTTATTTCGAAACATACACCACTTAGAGTACAAAAATGTGTTTGTCGTGCCCGTAAGCACCAGTTATTAATTAGAAATGTGATTACTTTAAAGATTCAGTTATTTAAAAATTATTCAAGTTAATGAATAAACATGTATCGGctaatataattttactaaaatTTTGGCTTCTATAGAACAAAAGAAATCTTTATCATTTCTCCTTATCTTTTCTATTTGGTGTTAAAAAAATGAATTAAACTTGCCAAACATTAAACAAGAATCATAACATTATTTGCCTTATTTAAAGTATTTTTAatggtaattttttttataaaacttttaaTTATTGGAATAGACATACCTGATACCTTCGTTTCCTTCCAAAATCAAaccatgataaaaaaaaaacgtgataaaaaaataataaaaatagtccaaataaaaaaatttaaaaaccaaaaacacAATTTACCACCCTATGGCCAATGTAATTTATTGTAAAAACAAAGTTACCATCTCTTGTATTTGGGCCTACTTTTTACGTTTTGAAAAGGAAAATCAAGCGGTTAGATTGATTTGCACGCTATAGGGATTTGGCGAGGGGTATTTGGGATTTTCTAAAAATTCAAAAAGTTTTAAAAGATGTTTGGCATTTGCAAAAAGGTTTTTGATAGTTAATCACATCAATGTTTGGTTAATttacatatttagtcactaataTTTTTTGTGCTTAATTGATCTTTAGTATTAGTAAATACAGGCTAATTACCCTTTTATACACCCGGTAAACGGAATAACCAGTGGTATTGTTTATGTTGAATAAGTTTAAATTATATATTTCCTTTTTTATCCACGTAAGATTTAGAAGTCAAAATAAGCACATTTATTTACGCACAACTACACTCCTTTGTTCTTCCTTTTTCTCATCTCTCAGTGATTACAAAGCACTAAACCTAAGGTTCGAAGTCATTTTATCTGATTGAAGTCAGTGAGCAGCCAACCAACCCACAATGTCTAGATGGACGCCAAACCCTGATGGACTTTGCCCTATAGTGGAGCTAAACTTCAAAGATGTTTTTCTTAGAAATCATTTCTCGTATAACCATGGTATTATTTCACTTTCAATGATCACGATTTTTCTGACATACACTGAATGTATCACCTTTCTCGAACGGTTCATGCAAGAAAGTATAAAGAAGTTGTACTACTATgaaccacttaagcccttaatATCTGCGATAACTGTTATCACTAATGATGAAGAATATGGTGGTTTCATTTTTCATGCATATGGGACAGATGGTAAAATTGTATGTATGACTGTATGTGGACCATGATGGTCAATGAATAGACGATTGGTTTGGTTCTAACGTAGAagatgatgatggagatgattcATGCATTGATGGAGGTGAGAatgaggatgaaattgataaccTAATAGATGTGGATGTGGACTTTAATGAGGACATAGTCACTATGAATTGGACAAAGGGTGATGactttcaaaataaattatatGGTGAAGAGGAAGGGGGAAATGATAACACATAAATAATGATGATGCGCGTGAAGAGGATGCCAATGTAACTCAACAACGTTCCATTTTTAATGATTTAGTTCCATGGAAAAACGCAGTTCCCAATACTTGGTATGAGCTTCAAAGATACAACTCAATTAAAATCAATGTTATGCAACTATGCTGTTGCAAATGCGTACCAACTTTGCTTTAAGAAAAATGATAGGAAAAGATTGTTGGCTAAGTGTTGCAAGGGTGAGTGCACATTCAGGTTGTGGGCATATTGGATGAGTGATGAATCAAGCTTCCAAATTAAGTCTTTAAAGCCAGACCACAAATATGCAAGGAACTGCAAGTTAGGGTCCATGGTCACTTATGCTTGGATAGGGAATCATTATACAAGAGAGTTTTTACTTAGACAAAAGATGGGTGTTAGAAAGTTTAGAACAACTGTGTCACAAAAGtttggtattcatgtaagtattgGTCAATACCGGAGAGCTAAGAAATATGCTCTCCAACTAATAGACGATACCCTAGTTGAACATTATGCAAAGTTATGGTTATATGCAGAAGAGATTAGGAGATCAAATCCAGGTAGCATTGTGAAGCTTGATGTAAATCATATGCCAGATGGGAAGAACTACTTTAGTAAGTTCTATGTTTGCATTAATGCATTGAAGAAGGGGTGGAAGGAGGGATGTAGGAAGATAATAGGTTTAGATGGTTGTTTCCTTAAAGGGATTTGCAGAAGGGTGTTATTGTGTGTTGTTGGAAGGGATGCAAACAATGGGATTTATCCTATTGCATGGGCAGTAGTATGTGTGGAGAATAAGAAAAATTAGAAGTGGTTTTTGGATTTAATCATTGATGACTTGGGACTTAACTTAGGCTACGGATATAGTGTAATATCGGATCAACACAAGGTGATTTATTTTTTTGTAATTAATTTGCTTATCTATTTGCGTACTTATTCATTATACTTTCCATTTGTTAACAGGGTTTGATTAAGGCTGTAAAAGAACTCCTTCCATATATAGAGCATAAGCAGTGTGCTAAGCATATTAGCCAAAACCTTAGGAAAAGGTATAGTGGTGCCCAATATGAAAACATATTCTGGAAGGCATGTAAAGCAACAATAAAGGTAGATTTTAAGGTTGCCATGAAAGAACTTGAAGTGCTAGACCCAAGTGCTCATCAGTATCTGATAGACAAAGACCCCAAAACATGGTCAAGGGCTTACTTTAAACCAGGAAGATGTTGTGATGATGTGGAGAATGGAATGTCAGTAAGTTTTAATGTTGTGATTTTTGATGCTAGGAAGAATCCAATTATCACCATGCTAGAGGAGTTGAGGATGTATATGATGGATAGGGTGTTCAAGAAGAAATACAAGGGTCAAGGATGGGGCAACCAAATTTTTCCAGCAATTAGAGAATTAGTGAATGAGATTAAGAAATCTCAAAGACATTACCATGTCTTACCTAGTGGACTAAATCAATTTGAAGTAAGAGGAACTACAGATGCTTATGAGGTGGATCATGAAGAAAGCACTTGTTCGTGCAGACTTTGGCAGCTTAATGGAATGGGTTGTGTCCATTGTATTGCAACTATTAGTTATATGAATAGGGATGTAGAGTCATATGTGGACAAAATCTTTAGTAACATCACTTACATGAAGGCATACAAGTTTAGGTTAACACCTACAAATGAAAGTAACTTGTGGCCTGCAACTGATTATACCCCACCTTTACCTCCTATTCGTAGAATTATGCCTGGGAGACCTGCAACTAAAAGGAAAAAGGATGCAACAAAAAATCAGTCAAGTACAAAATCAAAGAAGAGTACCCAAACAAAAAACAAAGGTAAGCAGCAGGTAAAGGTATCCAAGGCTGGggaaaaaacaaaaaatgtaGTCTATGTAATATTGAAGGACACAACAAAAGAGTTTGTACTATGAcaaggtgtgacatccccaaaatctcagccagaaaagaccgattttcatttatgcttttaaataatttcagagtaaatccttttgatttgaaagagttgcggaatttgttcccaaaacaaaacatgataaaataatatttatcaaagcatttcatcaagagatgcattttcattatataatcaaaagtcgggatgtcatgttccgatacagaccataaagcataaacgataacattacaagtcattcaacaaatatatacatatacagacttgtaaacaaaacaacaagatgatccatccatcttacgcccttgtgccacttcctgtaatacaaataaaactgagtgggtcaggcttgggagcctggtgagcatatagggttttcaacccacaataaataagttatatttaatttcaccaaccaatcactatcccgattacccattcccgttatcctcactttacgtccctaaaacaacatttaTCTCaagggacggacatcactgctaaggggtttccttaacaatagatatcctaaaggcaaccatgagggggatagagtacaccggtgaacacatcgttcacaacacctacaggttatgaacctgctagtgttccactggactatctagaaagagtctgtggtcgttatccatactccgctgaataactagatcaacaacaacaacaatatcgaggcctctcatctgtttattacacaccaactatctacccatgttctacccaacatattagtagataaaaatatatattctcatacatagtttaaaacctgtatatcattttcattcaatatatattccacataacagatgaagcataccacataacacgtattccatagaaaacaattcaaatctatgagatagaataaagtgaatatccgttcacgcatacaatcacaaaatatacacgtaacaagtatatcgtataaaatacttcctagttactcgttagaagaaagtaactacaccctcacacatataaaccacaatttacttaatacactcaaaccgtacttgtattattatcgtgtttatgaaagatagtatacactcacttgatcagaagatgatcggacaacactacgacttgcagaagtagtaatccacagcagatctggaagatctccacaaaaatcgaacttctcgcgggcagagcttcggctcgggaaccgcacttctcgggatcttcgggatctcgggacttgcctcggggctcgagaataatatcggggcttcggggtatttttggcacgcaaaacgatgcaaaatgggagagagaagagaggaaattagcaaaatagccggctgccctcgcatcctatttataggaggctggagcctcggagtatgcggggcgtacaggcgtacgcggggcgtactggcctccgaagtcgtcactgcatgcgtcgtccgaagtgtcgacactcttcggagtatgcggggcgtactcgcgtacgcggggcgtacgtcggatcggactgctgactcccccttcggataatgccggatttttcaattaaaaataaatacaaattatttatcaaacttcggaaattcatatcttcttcatatgaactccgttttcaacgttctttatatccacggaaaggtgagactacgctctacaactttcgtttagactccgtcggcaaattttgactttatttttattatttatttttaataggccgcgacagaaaaacttcgttataaattcataacttcttcgtttgacgtccgttctcgcctaactttttatcgcttcgataccaacaacgagaccttcgatcctcgtttagattgtttcggctaaaaaccgctcgatctcaaatcgagtatttcaggctgcataccgctaagtcgaaacttcgataaatcataacttcctcatacgaagttagatttgggcgttctatatatattcggaaacctcgtttcaactactacaacattaaccaaagatattaagttcattttacacttaaattttgacgcttatttttattcttaattaatcagaccacataattaagcaattaagcacaaaacacataatactcaaataatacattcttattatttcaaaacgttacaaaggttaacctagactattagattgctaaaaatggcaagcccggaaacacaggcgttacacaagGCCTCCTAAAATCAAAGCTAGAAGAAAAAAACAGGTAAATAAGTATTTAGATGGTTAATTCTTTACAATTTCTTTCTTAATTTCTAATATTGTTTCATATGGGTCAATCAGGGTGGTGCTCAAGCAGTCAATGAGGGTGATGAAGTGAATGAAGGTGATCAAGTTAATGCAGTGAATGAAGGTGATGAAGTGAATGAGGGTGATTAAGCAGTCAATGATGATGAAGGAGCAGTAAATGATGGTGGAGAAGCAGTCAATGAGGTGCATGTGCAACAACACTATGATGAGGTAGAACTCACTCATTTGGAGTTTGATGCATCGGAAAATGGAGAACCTAGTCAGGTTCATGTGCAACAATAGGAGGCTAAAGAAACACCACTTGCAACCCTTTTGAAGAAATCAGGATGAAGAAATCTGAAAGGATTATCAAGTTGAAACTGGGCAAGATATTTGGTGATGCAAATGCACCTGGGAATTCAAAAGCTAAACCTCTTACTCTAGAATAAGTTTAAGTATTGGTTTATGTGATACGAACATGGTATGTAGTGTGAAAATTATGTGTTTTGGTGTATTGTTGTTGTTTTTATGAATTTGTTGTCAACTATTGTTGTTTGTATGAAACTATGTTGGTTTATGTGATGTGTATTTTGTATTAATTAAGCTGGCTGTTATTTTAAGCTTTTTGTTGTGTTATTTTGAAGTTGCATGCATGTCAAGGACTTGTGTGGTTAAACTGTATGGCAAGGGAATGTATTTCCATATACAACTATTTTTAAATTGTCATTGATTATGTCCTTACATACCACGTGTGGTCCATATGCCGTTATTTTTGCACAAAAAGGACCCCTGCACAGAAATCAAAACACAATGCACTTTAAATGGACCAAGTGTGGTCCTTATGGCTGACAATGTGGTACCCACACTTCAATCTTTAAAAGGAGCACATACATATCATTAAATTTAGCAAGGTATATAACAAGTAAGATCTTTTATACCATTCATTGAATCTACAAAAATTCATTACAATTGTTCCCATCTACTGCCATCCCATTACATCTACCATCCCATACACACACTAATCAAACAAGCATTCAACCAAAAACCTGACTATACATTACAACTAGGATCTAACCATTACCATGTACCCATACACTTCCAAAGCAAGCATCTTTCTACATCCACCCATACACTTTCTAAAAAACTAGTTGGAATTATATACCATCAACCATAAATACCTATTTGATCAGCTGCACTTTTCAAGGGCACTTCAACCACATGTCAAT is a window of Lactuca sativa cultivar Salinas chromosome 1, Lsat_Salinas_v11, whole genome shotgun sequence DNA encoding:
- the LOC111917421 gene encoding uncharacterized protein LOC111917421 — its product is MGVRKFRTTVSQKFGIHVSIGQYRRAKKYALQLIDDTLVEHYAKLWLYAEEIRRSNPGSIVKLDVNHMPDGKNYFSKFYVCINALKKGWKEGCRKIIGLDGCFLKGICRRVLLCVVGRDANNGIYPIAWAVGLIKAVKELLPYIEHKQCAKHISQNLRKRYSGAQYENIFWKACKATIKVDFKVAMKELEVLDPSAHQYLIDKDPKTWSRAYFKPGRCCDDVENGMSVSFNVVIFDARKNPIITMLEELRMYMMDRVFKKKYKGQGWGNQIFPAIRELVNEIKKSQRHYHVLPSGLNQFEVRGTTDAYEVDHEESTCSCRLWQLNGMGCVHCIATISYMNRDVESYVDKIFSNITYMKAYKFRLTPTNESNLWPATDYTPPLPPIRRIMPGRPATKRKKDATKNQSSTKSKKSTQTKNKGKQQGGAQAVNEGDEVNEGDQVNAVNEGDEVNEGD